The Candidatus Synechococcus calcipolaris G9 DNA window ATCAGATTATGTCTATTTATGTCGGCAACCTTTCTTACACTGCCACCCAGGAAGATCTAGAGGCCGTATTTGCCGAGTACGGCGGTGTCAAGCAAGTGTATTTGCCCGTCGATCGCGACACTGGGCGGAAGCGCGGGTTTGGCTTTGTGGAAATGTCAACGGATGCAGAGGAAGACGCTGCGATCGCTGATCTCGATGGTGCCGAATGGATGGGACGGCAGTTGAAAGTCAACAAGGCGCGTCCTCGGGAAGCCATGAGCGGTGGCGGTGGTCGCGGTGGTTACTCCCGTAATCACTAAAAGGCTCCTCCTAGCATAATTTCTAGAACAGTTTAAGGACAGCGCAACCTATGGCCCGGATGTATTACGACCCAGATGCCCAATTAGAGCTTCTCAAAGACAAAACTGTTGCCATTATTGGTTATGGCTCCCAAGGCCATGCCCATGCCCTCAATCTCAGGGACAGTGGCATCAAGGTCATTGTTGGACTCTATGCCGGAAGTCGGTCTGCGGTACGTGCCGAAGCGGAAGGGTTGCCTGTCCACTCTGTGGCGGAAGCGTCACGATTAGCGGATCTGATCATGATTCTGTTGCCCGATGAAGTGCAACGGACGGTCTACCAAGAGGACATTGCCCCCAATCTACAACCGGGGAATGTGCTTGCCTTTGCCCATGGCTTTAATATTCATTTTTCCCAGGTGGTTCCACCGGATGACGTAGATGTCATTATGGTTGCGCCCAAGGGGCCGGGTCATCTGGTGCGGCGCACCTATGCCCAAGGCGAAGGTGTTCCCTGTCTCTTTGCCGTTTATCAAAATGCTAGTGGCGAAGCACGGGAACGAGCTATGGCCTATGCCAAGGGAATTGGCGGAACCCGTGCTGGTATCTTAGAAACGAGTTTCCGGGAAGAAACGGAAACCGATCTTTTTGGTGAGCAGGTGGTTCTTTGTGGCGGTCTCAGTGCCTTGATTAAGGCTGGCTTTGAAACCCTCGTCGAGGCAGGTTATCAACCGGAATTAGCCTATTTTGAATGTCTCCACGAAGTCAAGCTGATTGTAGACTTAATTGTGGAGGGTGGTCTCGCCAAGATGCGGGATAGTATTTCCAATACCGCTGAGTACGGCGATCTTACCCGTGGCCCACGGATTGTCACCGATGAGACCCGTGCCGAGATGCGGCAAATTCTCAAGGAAATTCAAACGGGGCAATTTGCCCGAGAGTTTGTCCTAGAAAATATGGCTGGAAAACCCGGATTTACGGCCATGCGGCGACGGGAATCTGAGCATTTAATTGAAGAAGTGGGCAAAGACCTACGTTCCATGTTTAGTTGGTTGAAGCGCGCCTAAGCCCCATCTATTAAGCTATCAATTTAAGCTATTAATTAGAATTTAATCCATAACCCACCCCGACCTTTCCCTGGGTAATGATAGGGCTGATGGTTGGGATAATAGTTTGGGTAATAGTTAGGCTGCACCTGCTGAAACCCCGATGGAGCATAGACCCGTGGGAAATAGGTGCGCTGCTGATAGATCACCGATGTTCCTGGGCCTGGGTCGGGGGCAATAATGACCGGCTGGCTATAGGGTGTGCGTTGATATATGATCGGTGCCCCTTGGGAGACCCCAGGTTGAGAAACTCCAGGATAGCCAAAATGGTTAAAGGGGACATTATTATTAATCCCCGATTGATGGAATTGATGCCAGGACGCATTGGCAGGGCCCATGGTAGTCAAGGAAGCCATTGTCCCTAGGGTGAGGGCAGCAGGGATGAGTAGTGATAGTGAGCGAGGAGAAATCATAGGTGATCACCTGATGATGGTGTATCTGGAGGAGTTATATCCGTCCTATTAAGTCGCAGACGAAATATTCCTAGGAAAGTTCCTGGAGAACTTCTGTTAATATCCTAGCCATTGTTTCAATGTGGGGGGTTTCAATAATAAGGGGCGGTGAAAGGGCAATAATATCTCCCGTTACCCGGATCAAGAGTCCTTTTTCATAGCAACGGCGTAAACAGTCCATACCCCTAGTTCCTGGTTTTCCAGGGCGAGGTTCCAGTTCAATGCCCGCCACCAAACCAAGGGTGCGAATATCAATGATATGGGGCAGTCCCCGCAATGACTGAATGACAGCTTGCCAAGTTTCGCCCAATTCCTGGGCCCGCTGAAATAGGTTTTCTTTTTGATAAAGATCAAGGGTGGCGATCGCCGCTGCACAGGCAAGGGGATGACCGGAATAGGTATAGCCATGGAAAAATTCAATCTGGTTTGCCGGGCCGTCCATAAAGGCATCATGGATCTCTTGACGCACTAAGACGGCTCCCATGGGAACGGCACCATTGGTAATGCCCTTCGCTAAGGTGATTAAATCTGGAATAACACCAAAATAATCCGCAGCAAAGGCAGTGCCGAGTCGCCCAAAGCCGGTAATCACTTCATCAAAAATCAATAAAATCCCATGGCGATCGCATATCTGGCGCAGACGTTCTAAGTACCCCTTAGGCGGAATTAATACCCCGGTGGATCCGGCCACCGGTTCCACAATCACCGCTGCGATCGTTGTTGCATCATGGAGGGAAATGATCCGCTCCAGTTCGTCTGCTAGATGAATCCCCCAGGTAGGCTGTCCCAAACTAAAGGCATTTTCCTTGAGGTTGTGAGTATGGGGCAAATGATCCACCCCTGCTAAGAGCGAGCCAAAAAACTTACGATTGGGGGCAATACCGCCCACGGAAATTCCACCAAAACCCACGCCATGGTAGCCCCGTTCTCGGCCGATCAAGCGTTGACGGGAGCCTTCCCCCCGCACACGATGGTACGCCAGGGCAATTTTCAGGGCCGTGTCCACTGCCTCTGAACCAGAATTGGCAAAAAAGACGCGATTAAGACCCGTGGGTGCGATTTCAATGAGTTTGTTGGCCACCTGAAAGGGGCCGGGATGACCCATTTGAAACGTGGGGGCAAAATCCAGAGTTGCAGCCTGTTGGGCGATCGCCTCGGCAATTTCAGGGCGACAGTGACCCGCATTCACACACCATAATCCAGCGGTACCATCTAAAATCTGACGCTGATCGTGGCTGGTATAATACATTCCCTTCGCCGCAATAAGTAGGCGCGGTTCTTGCTTAAATTCACGATTAGCCGTAAAGGGCATCCAAAAGGCATTTAGGTCAATTGCCCTAGGGGAGAAGGATTTGTCTTGGGGTGGGATGTCAGCCATGATTGATTATCTTATGTATAAATTTTAATACTTCAAGTGTAATGTTTCAAAGTCATACTTACTGCCATCTTGCCATCCCCAGGAACCCTTAGGGGCATCCTCGCCCTATGATAGAAAGCAATAGTCCCAACAAATTCACACCCATACCATGGATATTATTCCAGCCATTGATCTATTGGGGGGGCAATGCGTCCGCCTTTTCCAAGGAGATTACAACCAAGTTGACGTTTTTGACTCTGACCCGGTGCAGGTAGCATTTCGCTGGCAATCCCAGGGTGCTCCTCGCTTACATTTAGTGGATTTGGATGGGGCAAAATCGGGGCAACCCATTAACCATGGGGCGATCGCCAGCTTAGTTAAAGCCCTGAATATTCCAGTTCAGGTGGGGGGAGGCTTGCGAACCTGGCAACAGGTGACAGACCTTTTATCCCTAGGGGTGGAACGGGCCATTTTAGGGACAATCGCCCTAGAGAATCCCCAACTGGTGCAAACCCTAGCGGCTGAATTTCCGGGGCAAATTTGGGTGGGGATTGATGCCCGCAATGGATTTGTGGCCACCCGGGGCTGGCTGGAAACCTCGGAAATCAACGCCATTGATCTGGCCCAGCAGATGGCTAACTTGGGAGTGGCGGGGATTATTTATACCGATATTTATCGAGATGGGACGATGCAAGGGCCGAATATAGATGCGCTACGGCAATTATTAGCCGTGGTCAATGTGCCGGTGATTGCCTCCGGTGGCATTAGTTCCCTCACGGATATTCTCAATCTGTTCCCTTTGCACTATTCTGGACTAGTTGGGGCGATCGTCGGTAGAGCCTTATATACCGATGCCCTATCCCTACCAGAGGCAGTTCGAGCCGTTGGTCAGGGTCGCTGGCAAGATGTCCCCCCGGATTTGGGATCCTCCGCATGGGCCTAACCCCATGGCTGTGCCTTCGTCGGATTCCTGTACTTCATCCTATGGTATGAATGCTTAAATATCCCCTTATCAAGCAACTGCGTCGACTCTGGGATTTATTCGATCAAAGAGAGCGTTGGCAAGTGGTTGGCATACTCTGCCTGATGCTCATGGGGACATTTTTAGAAGCCTTGGGGATCGGCTTAATCTTGCCCCTGATTACGGCCCTAGAAAAACCAGAGGTGCTTAACAATGTCATCTTTTGGCGGACAGAATCTATCCCCCTTTCCCCCCAAGAGCAACGGTTTTGGTTAATTGTGATCAGTTCCGGGTTTGGTGCCCTATACCTGGTTAAAAACGTCTATCTCACTTTTTCTAGTTATATTCAAATTAAGTTTCTGATTCGCAAACAGTTGAAATTTTCAACACGGTTATTTAATAACTATCTTTTTAAGCCCTATACCTTTCATCTTCAGCACAACACGTCTACTTTAATACAAAGAATTGGTGGTGAAGTATCTATATTATTTACAGGTGTTTTATTCCATCTTCTTGTTTTTGTGGCTGAAGTTGCGGTTGTTTCAGCTATTGTCGGTTTACTCATTGCCAATGAACCACTGATTTCGCTGATTGTGGTGGCATGTTTATCGGTTTTGACTTTAGTATTTTATAAACTGTTACGTCGGAAAATTAGTCAAGCTGGAAAAATCCGACTGGAATACGGGCAAAAAATTACTCAAAACCTATTGGAAGGCTTAGGGGCCGTTAAAGAAGTTAAGGTGCTGCAAAGGGAAAATTTTTTCTTGGATGATTATATCCACAATTTTCAAATTTCCCAATCATCTAATCTTTTTCTACTCGTGGCGAATGTATTGCCTCGCTTCTACATTGAAACCCTAGCGATTGTTAGTTTAGTTTTAATTATTGTTGTTGGACTTCTCCAAGATAATAACATTAGTTCAATTTTGCCAACGGTTTCACTCTTTGCAGTGGCAGCCTTCAGGTTAATGCCTTCCGTGGGACGGATCATGGGATCCATGAATAGCGTTATCTATTCGATTCATGCCGTGGATGCAATCTATGATGATTATTTGGAATCCACCCATACCTTACCTTTGGCAAATCAGAATCAAGAATCTGAAAGTCCGAATTATCGTGGACAACTCTTGGGCGATCGCATTGAATTATTGGATGTCCACTACCAATATCCACAGTCAGATAAAAAATCCTTGGATGGGGTTTCCTTAAAGATTCATCAGGGGGAAATGGTGGGCTTTGTTGGCTCTTCCGGGGCGGGGAAAACCACGGTCATTGATGTTATTTTGGGCCTGTTAAGGCCCAGTCAGGGCGATGTCCAGGTTGATGGCCAAAGTATTTACGAGAATCTGGGGGGCTGGCAGCGGCAAATCGGTTATATTCCCCAGGCGATGTTTTTATCTGATGATACCCTCCGCAATAATATTGCCTTTGGTTTATCGGCGGATCTAATTGATGAAACGGCCCTGATGACCGCCGTTCGAGCCGCTCAATTAGAAGACTTTGTGGCAGAACTACCCCAAGGACTCGATACCATGGTGGGGGAACGGGGAGTACGACTCTCCGGGGGGCAACGGCAACGCATTGGTATTGCCCGGGCCATCTATCATAATCCCTCGGTTTTGGTCATGGATGAAGCCACGGCGGCCCTGGATAATCAAACGGAAGCCGGGGTGATGGAAGCGGTGCAAGCCTTTAGCGGTGAAAAAACGATTCTGATTATTGCCCACCGTCTAAGTACGGTAATGAATTGCGATCGCCTGTATTTGCTCGACAAAGGTCAGATTATTGCCCAGGGAACCTACAGAGAATTACTAGAGACCTCTCCCCAATTTCAGGCAATGGCCCGCAGCTATGGCCAGGCAGAGCAAGACTTAGCAAAGGGTTCCTAAGAATCCTAATTCAAATTTCTTTACAAAATCGTTACAATGGGCAAAAGGTTCCTGTGGGTTTGAATTTGCCTTTTGATCCTTGATCTATTTTAACCACTATGATGTTTCATTCTTTCCATGGCTGACTTGACCGTACCCCCCAGCAATCGCCCTGGTTCTCCTCACACTCCCAGCAGTTGCATTCATATTCGGGGAGCGCGGCAGCATAATCTCAAAAACATTGACCTCGTTTTACCCCGCGATCGCCTGATCGTGTTTACAGGGGTATCGGGTTCCGGTAAGTCTTCCCTGGCCTTTGATACAATTTTTGCCGAAGGTCAGCGGCGGTATGTAGAATCCCTCAGTGCCTATGCCCGTCAGTTTCTAGGGCAACTGGATAAGCCAGATGTGGACGGGATAGAGGGATTAAGTCCAGCGATTTCCATTGATCAAAAGTCTACTTCCCATAACCCCCGCTCGACGGTGGGAACCGTGACAGAAATTTACGACTACCTACGGTTATTGTTTGGCCGGGCCGGGGAACCCCATTGTCCCCACTGCGATCGCCCCATTTCGCCCCAAACCATTGATCAGATGGTGGATCAGGTGATGCAGTTAGCCGATAGGACTCGATTTCAAATTTTAGCTCCCGTGGTGCGTGGGAAAAAAGGAACCCATAAAAAATTACTCTCTAGCTTAGCCAGTGAGGGCTTTGTTCGCGTCAACGTAAATGGGGAGGTACGGGATATCAGTGATGCCATTGACCTAGATAAAAATCATCAGCATACCATTGAGATTGTGATTGATCGCCTCGTCAAAAAAGCAGGCATTGAAGAGCGGTTGGCCGATTCCCTAAGTACCTGTCTGAAGCAATCGGGGGGAATTGCCATGATTGATCTCCTGGCTAACGCCCCATCTCAAACCACGTCTGGCAAAGATCAGCCTCACCTAACCCTAGTCTCTAGGTCATCTGCGGGCGACGATGGGGACACAGGATCAGACGATAGGGCCGGCAGCTTAAAGGTTGCAGAGGCGGCACATCAATACCATGCCCCTAGGGAAAATTTAATCTTTTCTGAGAATTTTGCCTGTCCTGAGCATGGGGCCGTGATGGAGGAGTTATCCCCGCGCCTATTTTCCTTTAATTCTCCCTATGGAGCCTGTCCCCATTGCCATGGTCTGGGGTATTTACCGACATTTTCCGAAGATTTAGTGGTTCCCAATCCAGAGTTGCCCGTTTATGCGGCGATCGCCCCCTGGGCCGACAAAGATCATAGCTACTATTTTTCCCTTTTGGTGAGCGTGGCAGATGCCTTTGACTTTGACATTAATACGCCCTGGAAAAACCTAAGTCAACTGCACCAGGATGTCCTTCTCCATGGCTGCGAGGAACCCATCTGGGTAGAAATTGATTCCCATTACCGCAAAACCAAGGGCTACTATAAACGCTTTGAAGGGGTTTTACCCACCCTAGAGCGACATTATCAAGACACCACCTCGGAAGGCTACAAGCAGAAACTAGAGCAATATCTCATTACCCAGCCCTGTGAGGTTTGCCATGGTCAACGCCTCAAACCTGAGGCCCTGGCGGTGCGCATTGGCCAGTATTCCATTACCGACCTGACCAGTGTGTCCCTGCGCGACTGTGGCGATCGCCTAGGTTCCCTGCACCTGAGTCCTCGCCAAGCCCAAATTGCCGAACTGGTTTTGCGGGAAGTACGGGCGCGATTGCAATTCCTCCTAGACGTGGGGCTGGACTATCTCAGCTTGGATCGCAGTGCCGCCACCCTCTCAGGCGGTGAAGCCCAACGCATTCGTTTAGCCACCCAAATTGGCTCGGGTTTAACCGGAGTTCTATATGTTTTAGATGAACCCAGTATTGGCCTGCATCAACGGGATAACCATCGTCTCCTGCAAACTCTATTTCGCCTGAGGGATATTGGCAATACCCTGATTGTAGTGGAGCACGACGAAGAAACCATTCGCACCGCCGATCACCTCGTGGATATTGGCCCAGGGGCAGGGGTTCATGGTGGACAGATTGTTGCCCAGGGGCAACTGGAGGCCATTTTAGATCATCCCGATTCCCTGACGGGGGCGTACCTATCGGGCCGTCAACACATTGAAACTCCCCAGGAACGGCGGCCCGGCAATGGTCGCGCCATCCTCATTAAAAATGCCCATCGCAATAACCTAAAAAACCTCGATGTGGAGATTCCCCTAGGCAAATTTGTCTGTGTCACTGGCGTATCGGGTTCAGGGAAATCCACCCTGATGAATGAACTTCTCTACCCGGCCCTGCGCCACCACTTAGGGCAGAAAACTCCCATGCCCAAGGAACTGGATACCATTACCGGCCTCAACGCCCTAGATAAAGTGATTGTCATTGATCAATCCCCCATTGGCCGCACACCCCGGTCTAACCCCGCCACCTATATTGGTGTTTTTGATGTGATTCGGGAGGTTTTTAGTCAAACGATTGAAGCCAAGGCACGGGGCTATAAGCCAGGGCGATTTTCCTTTAATGTGAAGGGGGGCCGCTGTGAAGCCTGTGGCGGCCAGGGCATGAATGTGATTGAGATGAATTTTTTACCCGATGTCTATGTCCAGTGCGATGTGTGCAAAGGGGCCCGCTACAATCGCGATACCCTCCAGGTGACCTATAAGGGGCAATCCATTGCCGATGTTTTGGAAATGACGGTGGAAACGGCCCTAGACTTTTTTCAAAATATTCCTAAAGCTGTTAACAAACTGCAAACCCTCGTGGATGTGGGTCTGGGGTATGTGCAACTGGGCCAAACCGCACCGACCCTTTCTGGGGGGGAAGCCCAACGGATGAAGTTAGCCACGGAACTGTCTCGCCGGGCCACGGGCAAAACCCTTTATCTCATTGATGAACCCACCACGGGCCTGTCCTTTTATGATGTTCATAAACTCCTGGATGTATTGCAGCGATTAGTGGATAAGGGCAATTCGGTTCTAGTGATTGAGCATAATCTGGATGTGATTCGCTGTTGTGATTGGATCATTGACCTCGGCCCTGAAGGGGGCGATCGCGGCGGTGAAATTATGGTGACGGGAACCCCAGAGGAGGTGGCCAAGCATCCTACATCCTATACTGGCCAATATCTACGGCATCATCTGGGTTGATTTTTCTCAAATCTAAATCTATGGCTAAACCAGTCCGGGTGCGGCAGCACGTTAATCCCCTCAGTCACAAATTTCAACAGCCACCCCAAGCTGCCGAGGGGTTACATTATTCCAATCCGGAGCAACCCCTCCACTTGGATATTGGCGCAGCCCGGGGAACGTTTTTGCTAGAGATGGCCCTGGCCCATCCAGATTGGAATTTTTTAGGCCTGGAAATTCGCCAGCCCCTTGTCCTAGAAGCCAATGCCCGTCGCGATCGCCTCCGCCAAGATTTCTGTCAAGACTCATACCAACATTCACCCATTCCCCATGCCCTGGAAAACCTCCACTATCTCTGGGGAAATGCCAACCGGGGATTAGAACCCTTACTGGCCCCCTTCCCTCTTCGGGTGATTACGATTCAATTTCCCGATCCCTGGTTTAAGCGTCGCCACCACAAACGACGGCTGGTGCAACCGGAATTGGTACAAACCCTGGTGAACTGTTTAGAGCCAGGAGGATGGATCTTTATGCAGACGGATATTTTCCAACTAGCGGTGGAAATGGGCGATCGCCTTGGGGATCATCCAGATTTAATCCTAGACTCTCCCCGTTGGCTACCGGCAAGCCCCTTTCCTGTGGCCACGGAACGGGAAAAATCGGTTTTAAGCCAGGGTCTACCCATCTACCGCAGTCGTTTTTTCCGCAAGAAGGTCTAAAATTTCCTTTGCAGCCCGATCCACGACCCCCGGTTCCCCCATGGCCTGTCGCATTTGACTATAGCCTGCCAACTGTTCCTGCCGGGCGGCTGGGTTGGCTAACAATTCTAGGGCCACGTTGGTGATCGCTTCAGCATTCACCTTCTCCTGAAGCAGTTCAGGGACGATCACCCGTTTCGCTAATAAATTGGCGGGGGAAACGGAGTCTAAATCTAGATTTAGGAATTTCTGGTAGAGCCATACACTCAGGGGATGGACGCGATAAACTACGACCTGGGGGACATTCAGCAAGGCCGTTTCTAAATTGACCGTACCTGACTTGGCGATCGCCAGATCCGCTGCTGCCAAAGCCGTCAGTGGCTCATCCGTTAAAGTAACCGGCAAACCGGAGTCCGAGATCGCCTTGGCAATAGGAGAACGATACCGCTCCAGGGAAATGGGCAACCAAAACCGAGCCTGGGGATAGTGGCCCAAAATTCCTTTGGCTGCATCGAGAATGGGCGGTAGCAGGGACTTGAGTTCTTGTCGCCGGGACACGGGTACCAGGGCAATGGCCAACTCATCCGGATTAATGCCTAGGGCTTGGCGGGCTTGATCACGGTTCGGGGCCGCCGCAATGCGATCCAGGAGGGGATGCCCCACCCAAGTAACCCTTGCACCGTGTTGCTGGTAGTAGTCCCTCTCCTCTGGAAAAATGGCCAAGAGCAGATCGCTCATCTTAATAATTTGGCGCGTAGAGTACATACTGTGAGCCCAGACCCACTCCTGGGGGGCAATGTAGTACACCATCGGAATTGAAAAATTTTGACGAATATACTGCCCCATGGGCAAATTGCCGCCAATGTAGTCAATTAAGACCACCAAATCCGGGGGATGCTGTTTCAAGTATTGCCGGGCCCGAAATTGTAGCTTCAGGGTGGGCAGGACAAACTTGAGGGCTTCTATTAAACCAACGGAGCCAATGGTACTGGTGTTATGGATAAGGGCTGCCCCGGCTGCGGCCATGCGATCGCCCCCAAGGGCTGTAATCTTCAGGTCGATACCTTGAACCTGGGCCTGTTTTAAGAGGGACTTGACTAGGAGGGAACCCTGAAGATCCCCAGACACTTCGCCGGTACTAATAAAAATATGGGCCATTAGGCTTGGTCTACTCCATTAGGGGCGATCGGCGGTTTAGATGATTGGTTTTCTCGCTGACCGGGTGTTAATCCCCGCCGGCCGTCCTCTTGGCAGTGGGCAAGGAACTGCTGTAAATGCTTCACCGTTTCCACTGGGGTAGACGATGTTAAAGCTAAAGCATCAACGGCGGCGATCGCTTGGTTCAGGGGCAAACCACTACGGTAGAGACTACGAAACGCCTGTTTCAGTAATCGCATATCCTCCCCATCTACCCCGGCCCGCCGCAATCCCACTTGGTTTAAGGCCCGCACTCGAGCGGGATGCCCCTCCACCAACATATAGGGAGGAACATCCCGATCCAAGCGAGACATGGCTCCCACCATGGCTAATCGACCAATATGGACAAATTGATGTACTCCAACCATGCCACCAATGCGGGCCCTAGATTCAATCCAAACATGACCAGCAATGGAAGCAGCATTGGTAATCACCACCTGATCTTCAATCACACAATCGTGGGCCACATGAACATAGGCCAGTAATAAATTGTGGTTGCCAATAACCGTCGTATCTCCCGCCCCATTAGCCCGATTAATGGTTACATATTCACGAATACAGTTATAGTCACCAATGCGAACACTACTTTCCGCACCATCATACTTTTGATCTTGAGAAGGGGTACCAATCACAGCGCCGGGGTAAATTTTATTACCAATGCCAAGGACTGCCGGCCCTTCAATCACTACATGGGCACCAATCTGACAGTTTGCTCCCACCTTAACCCCAGCCCCAATGACCGCAAAGGGCCCAACTTGCACCGTCGGGTCTAGAACTGCCTCGGGGTGGATAACAGCAGTGGGATGAATTAGGATTTGCATGTTATTGCCTTAAGGCCTAGTCTACTAGCGAGAACATCATCTCACCTTCACAGGCCAATTCACCGTCTACTTCAGCCCGTCCCTTCATTTTGCCAAATCGCTTTTGTTTAATAAATAATAGATCAGCCGTAAGGATCAATTGATCCCCAGGGGTAACCGGACGACGGAAGCGAACTTTATCAATACCCGCAAACATGGATAATTTACCCGCTGCCCCCTCCATCTGCATCAAGATGACTCCGCCCACCTGGGCTAAGGCCTCAATCATCAAAACCCCCGGCATAATCGGTCGCCCCGGAAAATGACCTTGGAAAAAGGGTTCATTCACCGTGACATTTTTAATCCCTACGGCCCGCTCTCCAGGAATATATTCAATGATCCGATCCACCATGAGGAAGGGATAGCGATGGGGTAAAAGGTTTTGCAAGTCAACCACAGTCATGGTTTGGACAGTAGTTTCAGGAACAGAGTCAGTTGAAATGGGCATGAATTTGGCAACAATCACGAAAACAACTATCCAAATCATACGGGAGGATGGGATATTCCTTTACATTGCAGGGTTGGCTTTACCTTCCATGGTTGATGCTCAGTACCCTTACCCATGGCGGCGTGTTGCCCGCCCGTGAGTCCCTGAAACCCAAAATTTTCGATAAAATGTAATTTGGGCCTTAGTTGCAGACTTGGTTGCGGAGTAGTTGGCTTGGCTGGAATTGCCCTTTGGACATTCCTCATTCCCCCCATTGCCGGTGGTGTGATTGGTTACTTTACAAACGATTTAGCCATCACCATGCTATTTCGGCCCTATCGTCCATTGAAAATTGGTACGTTTCAGATTCCCTTTACCCCTGGTCTTATTCCCCGTAATCAGGAACGGTTAGCTCGCCGCATTGCCGATGCCATTTTAGGGTCGCTGTTGACCCCTGCCGAGTTGCAAAATCTCGCCCGTCGTCTGCTACATACCGAACGAGTGCAAGCGGTGATCTATTGGTTGCTGCAAATGACCCTAGAGCAGGTTAAAGAACAAAGTGAGCAGCGATCGGCCCAGGTTTTGGCCAATATTCTCCGGGATCTTTTTGGTGGGGCTGTCCCTCGGTTAGTGCGTGCCTGGGGACGGCGGGAAGACTTTCTGGAACCCCAACTTAATCAAATTTTTGACCAAGTTCTAGTTGATCTGCAACTGAGCGAAGATCAATCAGAAAAATTAGCGGCTTGGTTACTGGCAGTTGGCTTTCCGCCGGATCGTCTGCGATTAGCCATGGTTGATTTTCTCACCGATCGCAATATTGCCATTTTAGATGGGGAACTGCGGGAAAAAACCAGTGGTACCTACTGGGTGGTGGCCAATATTCTGGGAGTGCGGAGTACCCTCGTGCGCTTGCGCGATTACTGCATTGAAGAACGGGAGGCCTGCAATGCCCGCCTCAGTGAACTTATTCGCTCCCTTGCCCTCCAGCAACGATTAGTGGAAGCCCTGCAAGATCTCAGTCTGCAAAGTTTACCCCAGGCAACGGTACAGGAGATTCGCCAACTCTTTCGTAGCTCGGTACGCAGCTATATTCAAAATCAAGGGTTATTCTTTCTACAAAATCTTAGTAAAACCATTGACTGGGATCATATTGCCCTAACCATTTTGCGACGTTTGCGGGCGTCAAGTACCCTAATTACGTCCTTAGAAGTGGTCAGCCAAGAACTCGCCCTCGTCTTGGATCGCTATCTGGAGCGGGATTTAGAAATTATCGTGGAGCGGGCCCTGCCGATTTTAGATTTGGATCGGGTGATTGTGGAACGAGTGCAAGAGACGACACCCGAAAATCTCGA harbors:
- a CDS encoding DUF445 domain-containing protein — protein: MAGIALWTFLIPPIAGGVIGYFTNDLAITMLFRPYRPLKIGTFQIPFTPGLIPRNQERLARRIADAILGSLLTPAELQNLARRLLHTERVQAVIYWLLQMTLEQVKEQSEQRSAQVLANILRDLFGGAVPRLVRAWGRREDFLEPQLNQIFDQVLVDLQLSEDQSEKLAAWLLAVGFPPDRLRLAMVDFLTDRNIAILDGELREKTSGTYWVVANILGVRSTLVRLRDYCIEEREACNARLSELIRSLALQQRLVEALQDLSLQSLPQATVQEIRQLFRSSVRSYIQNQGLFFLQNLSKTIDWDHIALTILRRLRASSTLITSLEVVSQELALVLDRYLERDLEIIVERALPILDLDRVIVERVQETTPENLELAIQGIVRTELQAIVTLGGILGFLIGLGQAGFLYWQTR